A genomic stretch from Gorilla gorilla gorilla isolate KB3781 chromosome 20, NHGRI_mGorGor1-v2.1_pri, whole genome shotgun sequence includes:
- the LOC101141507 gene encoding putative methyl-CpG-binding domain protein 3-like 3, which yields MGEPAFTSFPSPPVLGKLKRNMMPWALQKKREIHMAKAHRRRAARSALPMRLTSCIFQRPVTRIRSHPDNQVRRRKGDEHLEKPQQLCAYRRLQALQPCSSQGEGSSPLHLESVLSILAPGTASDSLDRAGAERVCSPLEPTPGRFPAVAGGPTPGMGCQLPPPLSGQLVTPADIRRQARRVKKARERLAKALQADRLARWAEMLTCR from the exons ATGGGAGAGCCTGCGTTCACCTCTTTTCCGAGCCCACCTGTTCTG gggAAGCTCAAAAGAAACATGATGCCCTGGGCTTTACAGAAGAAACGAGAAATCCACATGGCCAAGGCCCATCGGAGACGAGCTGCGAGGTCTGCTCTCCCCATGAGACTCACCAGCTGCATCTTCCAGAGGCCGGTGACAAGGATCAGGTCTCATCCTGACAACCAGGTCAGACGCAGAAAAGGGGATGAGCACCTGGAGAAGCCGCAGCAACTCTGCGCCTACCGGAGATTGCAGGCCCTGCAGCCCTGCAGCAGCCAAGGAGAAGGTTCAAGTCCACTGCATTTGGAGAGCGTCTTAAGTATCCTTGCACCGGGGACGGCCAGTGACTCTCTGGACAGAGCTGGTGCTGAGCGTGTGTGCAGCCCGCTTGAGCCCACCCCTGGGCGGTTTCCAGCTGTGGCAGGGGGGCCAACCCCAGGAATGGGTTGTCAGCTCCCACCGCCCCTCTCTGGCCAGTTGGTGACTCCTGCAGATATCCGGAGACAGGCCAGGAGGGTGAAGAAAGCCAGGGAGAGACTGGCCAAGGCCTTGCAGGCAGACAGGCTGGCCAGGTGGGCAGAAATGCTGACATGTAGATGA